The following coding sequences lie in one Burkholderia cepacia genomic window:
- a CDS encoding SMI1/KNR4 family protein, whose protein sequence is MTLVDTYLAGLRAALPEADNTALAVATGATPAQLDALRAAYPLCPASLLELLGKLDGTYWRDYGDTTINVLVLGSDVYEYPYYLLSAGQMLEEGAKYRDSIAEIYGDDVNVDGELVDSRIDIALPMGRRLCFSHCMNNGGTSQLYIDFAPAPGGKVGQVVRFLHDPDSYAVIADDFDAYLRKLIRRLCVCHRFRRRIEAGADYG, encoded by the coding sequence ATGACCCTCGTCGATACCTATCTCGCCGGCCTGCGCGCCGCGCTGCCCGAGGCCGACAATACGGCGCTCGCCGTCGCCACGGGTGCGACGCCCGCACAGCTCGACGCGCTGCGTGCGGCGTATCCGCTGTGCCCGGCCAGCCTGCTCGAACTGCTCGGCAAGCTTGACGGCACCTACTGGCGCGACTACGGCGATACGACGATCAATGTGCTGGTGCTGGGGTCGGACGTCTACGAATACCCCTATTACCTGCTGTCGGCCGGGCAGATGCTCGAAGAGGGCGCGAAGTACCGCGACAGCATCGCGGAGATCTACGGCGACGATGTGAACGTCGATGGCGAACTCGTCGATTCGCGCATCGACATCGCATTGCCGATGGGCCGGCGCCTGTGCTTCTCGCACTGCATGAACAACGGCGGCACGTCGCAGCTCTACATCGATTTCGCGCCGGCGCCCGGCGGCAAGGTGGGGCAGGTCGTGCGCTTCCTGCACGACCCCGACAGTTACGCGGTGATCGCTGACGACTTCGACGCCTACCTGCGCAAGCTGATCCGACGGTTATGCGTTTGTCATCGATTTCGACGAAGAATAGAGGCGGGCGCCGATTACGGATAG
- a CDS encoding nuclear transport factor 2 family protein: MIKKLHGVGSVERARVYTSTTYCAEARSHIAARHLVHSADVAPLRTRYRFPVIHTVHDTMTPQESIDRLDIQDLLTRYCHAVDRRDWREFERLFATNARLDYAAFGGPVGSRAEIATYLEQMTSAMRGTQHTISTSLLIVDGDAATARTAGQVMMVSADEAGDDRVCFVGLWYRDLLVRTECGWRIQSRMQERSWMHNAPPVAAL; this comes from the coding sequence ATGATCAAGAAGTTGCATGGTGTGGGCTCCGTTGAACGTGCCCGAGTCTACACAAGCACCACGTATTGCGCCGAAGCCCGCTCGCACATTGCGGCCAGGCACTTAGTCCACTCCGCCGATGTCGCGCCCCTGCGCACCCGCTATCGTTTCCCCGTCATCCACACAGTTCACGACACCATGACGCCCCAGGAATCGATCGACCGGCTGGACATCCAGGATCTGCTGACGCGCTACTGCCACGCCGTCGACCGCCGGGACTGGCGCGAATTCGAGCGGCTCTTCGCCACCAACGCACGTCTCGACTACGCGGCATTCGGTGGCCCGGTCGGTAGTCGCGCGGAAATCGCCACCTATCTGGAACAGATGACCTCGGCGATGCGCGGCACGCAGCATACGATCTCGACGTCGTTGCTGATCGTCGACGGCGACGCCGCAACCGCGCGAACGGCCGGCCAGGTGATGATGGTGTCGGCCGATGAAGCCGGCGACGATCGCGTGTGCTTCGTCGGGCTGTGGTATCGCGACCTGCTGGTGCGAACCGAATGCGGGTGGCGCATCCAGAGCCGCATGCAGGAGCGCAGCTGGATGCACAACGCGCCGCCGGTCGCGGCGCTCTGA
- a CDS encoding VOC family protein, whose amino-acid sequence MQLLDHVSIGVPDIDQARPFYDAVMGALGAAKVYDRPSALGYGERCNANDIASTYLAVYLDPAEVGTSKRHWCFKASSREQVHAFFEAGLSTGGQSDGDPGLRPHYHGDYYAAFLVDPAGNRIEAVCHAAPAERERP is encoded by the coding sequence ATGCAACTTCTTGATCATGTGTCCATCGGCGTGCCGGATATCGACCAGGCGCGCCCCTTCTACGATGCCGTCATGGGCGCGCTGGGCGCAGCCAAGGTCTACGACCGGCCCTCCGCGCTCGGCTATGGCGAACGTTGCAACGCGAACGACATCGCATCGACTTATCTGGCGGTGTATCTGGATCCCGCCGAAGTCGGGACGAGCAAGCGGCACTGGTGTTTCAAGGCGTCTTCGCGCGAGCAGGTGCACGCGTTTTTCGAAGCCGGCCTGTCAACGGGCGGCCAGTCCGACGGCGACCCCGGATTGAGGCCGCACTACCACGGCGACTACTACGCGGCCTTTCTCGTCGACCCGGCCGGTAACCGGATCGAGGCCGTGTGTCACGCCGCTCCGGCGGAGCGCGAGCGGCCGTGA
- the trpS gene encoding tryptophan--tRNA ligase yields MTHPNRPIILTGDRTTGPLHLGHYIGSLRARVQMQHEAQQFLLLADTQALTDNMGRRQRVTENVIEVALDYLAVGIDPSISTIVVQSQVPELAELSQYLLNLVTVARLERNPTIKEEIRLRGFERDIPAGFLTYPVSQAADITAFKATHVPVGDDQLPMIEQTNELVRRFNATVDKQVLVECEAVLSSVTRLPGIDGKAKMSKSLGNAITLGSTPDEITQAVKDMYTDPNHLRVSDPGQVEGNVVFTFLDAFEPDVAKVDELKAHYRRGGLGDSVVKRVLNERLQALIEPIRTRRREFEADKSEVMAILKRGTLHAREVAGATLAEVKGAMGLTYFD; encoded by the coding sequence ATGACTCACCCGAACCGACCGATCATCCTCACCGGCGACCGCACGACCGGCCCGCTGCATCTCGGCCATTACATCGGCTCGCTGCGCGCGCGCGTGCAGATGCAGCACGAAGCGCAGCAATTCCTGCTGCTCGCCGACACGCAGGCGCTGACCGACAACATGGGCCGCCGCCAGCGCGTCACCGAGAACGTGATCGAGGTCGCGCTCGACTATCTCGCCGTCGGCATCGATCCGTCGATCTCGACGATCGTCGTGCAGTCGCAAGTGCCCGAACTCGCCGAACTGTCGCAATACCTGCTCAACCTCGTCACGGTCGCGCGCCTCGAGCGCAATCCGACCATCAAGGAAGAGATCCGCCTGCGCGGGTTCGAGCGCGACATCCCGGCCGGTTTCCTGACCTACCCGGTAAGCCAGGCGGCCGACATCACCGCGTTCAAGGCAACGCACGTGCCCGTCGGCGACGATCAGCTCCCGATGATCGAACAGACCAACGAACTCGTGCGCCGCTTCAACGCGACGGTCGACAAGCAAGTACTGGTCGAATGCGAGGCCGTGCTGTCGTCGGTCACGCGACTGCCGGGCATCGACGGCAAGGCGAAGATGAGCAAGTCGCTGGGCAACGCGATCACGCTCGGCTCGACGCCGGACGAGATCACGCAAGCCGTGAAGGACATGTACACGGACCCGAACCATCTGCGCGTGAGCGATCCCGGCCAGGTCGAGGGCAACGTCGTGTTCACGTTCCTCGATGCATTCGAGCCGGACGTCGCGAAGGTCGACGAGTTGAAGGCCCACTACCGCCGCGGCGGCCTCGGCGACAGCGTCGTCAAGCGCGTACTGAACGAGCGACTGCAGGCGCTGATCGAACCGATCCGCACGCGCCGCCGCGAGTTCGAGGCCGACAAGAGCGAGGTGATGGCGATCCTCAAGCGCGGCACGCTGCACGCGCGGGAAGTGGCCGGCGCGACGCTCGCGGAGGTGAAGGGGGCGATGGGGCTCACGTATTTCGATTGA
- a CDS encoding tetratricopeptide repeat protein — translation MSTTTSKRLRLSGVFSLFLFLACTACSMNDSLPRNMSLDAFNPHRETFDCVHEAAVVPAVDPDADRWNQQAMTMTSALLWPNQRDYAGAVALWSKAAERKHWKAMLNLANAYAQGLGVDRNTERAVQITEQAMKLGIPAAYDLMGTYYMNGVGVKQDASRAYAFWQLAADKGSPSAMAYLGSKLDAVYDDPKSGFWGNRKVALNMLECGFAQGSGDAAYALGTTLVGSDRSLGEDNVQALKILHEGAKYGSAKSAAYLFGAFDDGDPVVGNVKDRARAERYSVLADRLERDPDLRLPNLDKVVPLPPAKLPKWDGNKATLIDAAKAVMSAPVSPTQPAVHPASLRTGRAHVPESE, via the coding sequence ATGAGTACAACAACGTCTAAACGCTTGCGCCTGTCGGGCGTGTTTTCCCTCTTCCTGTTCCTTGCTTGTACCGCTTGCTCGATGAACGATTCCCTTCCGAGAAATATGTCGCTCGACGCTTTCAATCCGCATCGCGAGACGTTTGATTGCGTGCACGAAGCCGCCGTAGTGCCGGCCGTTGATCCTGATGCGGACCGCTGGAATCAGCAGGCGATGACGATGACGAGCGCGTTGTTGTGGCCGAACCAGCGCGACTATGCTGGTGCCGTCGCATTGTGGAGCAAGGCTGCTGAGCGCAAGCACTGGAAGGCGATGCTGAACCTCGCAAATGCTTACGCTCAAGGGCTGGGTGTCGATCGCAATACCGAGCGCGCGGTGCAGATCACCGAGCAGGCAATGAAGCTGGGCATACCCGCGGCCTACGATCTGATGGGTACGTACTACATGAACGGAGTCGGGGTAAAGCAGGATGCGAGCCGTGCGTACGCGTTCTGGCAACTTGCTGCGGACAAGGGCAGCCCGAGTGCCATGGCTTATTTGGGTAGTAAGCTCGATGCGGTTTACGATGATCCGAAATCCGGTTTTTGGGGCAATCGGAAGGTTGCGCTCAACATGCTCGAGTGTGGATTCGCCCAAGGTAGCGGAGATGCAGCATACGCTCTGGGAACAACGCTCGTTGGTTCCGACCGATCGCTCGGCGAAGACAATGTGCAGGCTCTCAAGATCTTGCATGAAGGCGCGAAATACGGCAGCGCCAAGAGTGCGGCCTATTTGTTCGGTGCGTTCGACGACGGTGATCCCGTGGTCGGCAACGTGAAGGATCGTGCCCGGGCCGAGCGTTACAGTGTTCTTGCCGATCGCCTCGAGCGCGACCCCGACCTGCGTTTGCCGAACCTGGACAAGGTTGTGCCGCTGCCGCCTGCCAAATTGCCCAAGTGGGACGGCAACAAGGCGACGTTGATCGACGCGGCGAAGGCCGTGATGTCCGCGCCGGTGTCGCCGACCCAACCCGCGGTGCACCCCGCGTCGTTGCGCACTGGCCGCGCGCATGTGCCCGAATCCGAATGA
- a CDS encoding flavin-containing monooxygenase: MAVETTSIDTLVVGAGQAGVAMSEHLGKLGVPHLVLERSRIAERWRTGRWDSLVANGPAWHDRFPGLEFDGLDPDAFASKDQVADYFEAYARKFNAPIRTGVEVKSVVRNTGKPGFVVETSDGTIEANRVVVATGPFQRPVIPPIAPDDARLVQIHSADYRNPGQLPEGAVLVVGAGSSGVQIADELQRAGRQVYLSVGPHDRPPRAYRGRDFCWWLGVLGEWDKEIATPGREHVTIAVSGARGGHTVDFRALANQGVTLVGLTKSFDGGVAVFERDLAINLARGDENYLSLLDAADAYAARNGLDLPEEPEARRILPNPECVAHPILALDLAGAGVTSIVWATGYAVDYGWLNVDAFAPNGKPQHQRGVSKEPGIYFVGLPWLSRRGSSFIWGVWHDAKHIADHIVTQRKYLAYHDASQHRAAASQAPADARPLAEATS; the protein is encoded by the coding sequence GTGGCAGTCGAAACAACCTCAATCGATACGCTCGTCGTCGGCGCCGGGCAGGCCGGCGTGGCCATGAGCGAGCACCTGGGCAAGCTGGGCGTGCCCCATCTGGTACTGGAACGCAGCCGCATCGCCGAACGCTGGCGCACGGGGCGCTGGGATTCGCTGGTCGCGAACGGCCCGGCGTGGCACGACCGCTTCCCGGGGCTCGAATTCGACGGTCTCGATCCCGACGCGTTCGCGTCGAAAGACCAGGTCGCGGACTACTTCGAAGCGTATGCGCGCAAGTTCAACGCGCCCATCCGAACCGGCGTCGAAGTGAAGAGCGTCGTGCGCAACACGGGCAAGCCGGGCTTCGTCGTCGAGACCTCCGACGGCACGATCGAGGCGAATCGCGTGGTCGTCGCGACGGGGCCGTTTCAGCGTCCGGTCATCCCGCCGATCGCGCCGGACGACGCGCGCCTCGTGCAGATCCATTCCGCCGACTATCGCAACCCGGGCCAGCTTCCGGAAGGCGCGGTGCTGGTGGTCGGCGCCGGCTCGTCAGGCGTGCAGATCGCCGACGAACTGCAGCGCGCGGGCCGGCAGGTGTACCTGTCGGTCGGGCCGCACGATCGCCCGCCGCGCGCGTATCGCGGCCGCGACTTCTGCTGGTGGCTCGGCGTGCTCGGCGAATGGGACAAGGAAATCGCGACGCCCGGCCGCGAACACGTGACGATCGCGGTGAGCGGCGCGCGCGGCGGCCACACGGTCGATTTCCGCGCGCTCGCGAACCAGGGCGTGACGCTCGTCGGGCTGACGAAGTCGTTCGACGGCGGCGTGGCGGTGTTCGAACGCGATCTCGCGATCAATCTCGCCCGCGGCGACGAAAACTACCTGTCGTTGCTCGACGCGGCCGACGCCTATGCGGCACGCAACGGCCTCGACCTGCCGGAAGAGCCGGAAGCACGCCGCATCCTGCCGAACCCCGAATGCGTCGCGCATCCGATCCTCGCGCTGGACCTCGCCGGTGCTGGCGTCACGTCGATCGTCTGGGCGACCGGCTACGCGGTCGACTACGGCTGGCTCAACGTCGATGCGTTCGCGCCGAACGGCAAACCGCAGCACCAGCGCGGTGTGTCGAAGGAGCCCGGCATCTATTTCGTCGGGCTGCCATGGCTGTCGCGGCGCGGCTCCAGCTTCATCTGGGGCGTGTGGCACGACGCGAAGCACATCGCCGATCACATCGTCACGCAACGAAAGTACCTCGCGTACCACGACGCGTCGCAGCACCGTGCCGCCGCTTCGCAAGCACCGGCCGACGCGCGCCCGCTCGCCGAAGCGACGAGCTGA
- a CDS encoding RidA family protein: MSQPTHTRIRMFNTKDTYPNQTLDNDLCQAVRAGNTVYVRGQVGTDFDGNLIGLGDARAQAEQAMKNVKQLLEEAGSDITHIVKTTTYLIDPRYREPVYQEVGKWLKGVYPISTGLVVSALGQPQWLMEIDVIAVIPDNWQPNRA, from the coding sequence ATGAGCCAGCCTACCCATACGCGTATCCGCATGTTCAACACGAAGGATACCTACCCGAACCAGACGCTCGACAACGACCTGTGCCAGGCCGTGCGGGCCGGCAACACCGTCTACGTGCGCGGCCAGGTCGGCACCGATTTCGATGGCAACCTGATCGGCCTTGGCGACGCGCGCGCACAGGCCGAGCAGGCAATGAAGAACGTCAAGCAGCTGCTCGAGGAAGCCGGCAGCGACATCACGCACATCGTGAAGACGACGACCTACCTGATCGATCCGCGTTATCGCGAGCCGGTCTACCAGGAAGTCGGCAAGTGGCTGAAGGGCGTGTATCCGATCTCGACAGGGCTCGTCGTGTCGGCGCTCGGTCAGCCGCAGTGGCTGATGGAGATCGACGTGATCGCCGTGATCCCGGACAACTGGCAGCCGAACCGCGCATAG
- a CDS encoding DUF1028 domain-containing protein: MTFSIVGRCPETGQLGIAISSSSIAVGARCPWVRAGVGAVATQNITLPALGPQILDLIEHDQLAPAAALDRALSANGWSQYRQVTVIDGQGHTACFTGKEALGTHHAVQGEQCVAAGNLLAAPAVIDAMVRAFEQAPGLLADRLLAAMHAAMAAGGEAGPVHSAALKVAGDVTWPIVDLRVDWADADPVGQLETLWRAYRPQMQDYQTRALNPTAAPSYGVPGDE, encoded by the coding sequence ATGACTTTCTCCATCGTCGGGCGCTGCCCGGAGACGGGTCAGCTCGGGATCGCGATCAGCTCGTCGAGCATCGCGGTCGGCGCGCGCTGCCCGTGGGTGCGCGCGGGCGTCGGCGCGGTCGCGACGCAGAACATCACGCTGCCGGCGCTCGGCCCGCAGATTCTCGACTTGATCGAGCACGACCAGCTCGCGCCCGCCGCCGCGCTCGATCGCGCGCTCAGTGCGAACGGCTGGAGCCAGTACCGGCAGGTCACGGTGATCGACGGGCAGGGGCACACGGCGTGCTTCACCGGCAAGGAGGCGCTCGGCACGCATCACGCGGTGCAGGGCGAGCAGTGCGTGGCGGCCGGCAACTTGCTGGCCGCGCCTGCCGTGATCGACGCGATGGTGCGGGCTTTCGAACAGGCGCCCGGCCTGCTCGCCGATCGTCTGCTGGCCGCGATGCACGCGGCGATGGCAGCCGGCGGTGAAGCCGGGCCGGTGCATTCGGCCGCGCTGAAGGTGGCCGGCGACGTGACCTGGCCGATCGTCGACCTGCGCGTCGACTGGGCCGATGCCGATCCGGTCGGGCAGCTCGAGACGCTCTGGCGTGCGTATCGGCCGCAGATGCAGGACTACCAGACGCGTGCGCTGAACCCGACCGCCGCGCCGAGCTACGGAGTGCCGGGCGATGAGTGA
- the argE gene encoding acetylornithine deacetylase gives MSDTSSRALLERLIGFATVSRDSNLEMIGFIRDYLAGCGVESELFYNAERTKASLYATIGPRDRGGIALSGHTDVVPVDGQAWTVEPFRLTERDGRLYGRGTADMKGFIASALAAVPAFVARPLSLPVHLAFSYDEEVGCLGVRPMLEALAAREHRPRLCLIGEPTELKPVLGHKGKLAMRCHVKGAACHSAYAPSGVNAIDYAAKLIGRLGEIGAALARPERHDSRFDPPFSTVQTGLIKGGRALNIVPAECEFDFEVRALPDFDAHDVPRKLQDYAESELLPKMRAVQPETDIQLQPLGAYPGLATAPDSEAARLLAMLSGSDAFGTVAFGTEGGLFGQAGIPTVVCGPGSMDQGHKPDEFVTLQQLQGCDAMLGRLAAHLSSAV, from the coding sequence ATGAGTGATACGTCGAGCCGAGCGCTGCTCGAACGGTTGATCGGCTTCGCGACGGTCAGCCGCGATTCGAACCTCGAGATGATCGGCTTCATCCGCGACTATCTCGCGGGCTGTGGCGTGGAGAGCGAACTGTTCTACAACGCGGAGCGCACGAAGGCGAGCCTGTACGCGACGATCGGGCCGCGCGATCGCGGCGGCATCGCGCTGTCGGGCCATACCGACGTGGTGCCGGTGGACGGGCAGGCGTGGACGGTCGAGCCGTTCCGGTTGACCGAGCGCGATGGCCGCTTGTACGGCCGCGGCACGGCCGACATGAAGGGCTTCATCGCGTCGGCGCTCGCGGCCGTTCCGGCTTTTGTCGCACGGCCGCTGAGCCTGCCCGTGCATCTCGCGTTCTCGTACGACGAGGAAGTCGGCTGCCTCGGCGTGCGGCCGATGCTCGAAGCACTGGCCGCGCGCGAACATCGTCCACGTCTGTGCCTGATCGGCGAGCCGACCGAACTGAAGCCGGTACTCGGTCACAAGGGCAAGCTCGCGATGCGCTGCCATGTGAAGGGCGCCGCATGCCACTCGGCGTACGCGCCGTCGGGTGTCAACGCGATCGACTATGCGGCGAAGCTGATCGGCCGGCTCGGCGAGATCGGCGCGGCGCTCGCGCGGCCCGAGCGGCACGACAGCCGTTTCGATCCGCCGTTCTCGACCGTGCAGACGGGATTGATCAAGGGCGGCCGTGCGTTGAACATCGTGCCGGCCGAATGCGAATTCGATTTCGAGGTGCGCGCGCTGCCGGATTTCGATGCGCACGACGTGCCGAGGAAGCTGCAGGACTATGCGGAATCCGAACTGTTGCCGAAGATGCGTGCGGTGCAGCCCGAGACCGACATTCAATTGCAGCCGCTGGGCGCGTATCCGGGGCTGGCCACTGCGCCGGACAGCGAAGCCGCGCGCCTGCTCGCGATGCTGAGCGGCTCCGATGCGTTCGGCACGGTTGCGTTCGGCACCGAGGGCGGGCTGTTCGGGCAGGCTGGGATTCCGACCGTGGTGTGCGGGCCCGGCAGCATGGACCAGGGGCACAAGCCCGACGAGTTCGTCACGCTCCAACAGCTGCAGGGATGCGACGCGATGCTGGGTCGCCTGGCCGCGCATCTTTCATCGGCGGTCTGA
- a CDS encoding LysR substrate-binding domain-containing protein — MAHYTLRQLKYFITTVESGSVAEASRQLFIAQPSISSAIKGLEESFGVKLFIRHHAQGVSLTPSGTRFYRKAQELLRIAHEFEQNALADNDVITGQIDIGCFETVAPLYLPQLIAGFRERYPGVNIRLRDGDQQELVQGLTSGTFDLALMYDHDLDGTIETEPLMPPQQPYVLLPENHRFAGQSHVSLRDLCVEPMILLDVQPSRTYFVSLFHELGLTPNIVFGSPSIEMVRGMVGQGFGFSLLVTRPHSEFTYDGQRVVTIGLSETVSPSGLVSARLRRGQLTKQAQSFVDFCRERLAQIVAESAR; from the coding sequence GTGGCTCACTACACTTTGCGGCAACTGAAATACTTCATCACGACGGTCGAATCCGGCAGCGTTGCCGAGGCCTCACGCCAGCTCTTCATCGCGCAGCCGTCGATCTCCAGCGCGATCAAGGGGCTGGAGGAGAGCTTCGGCGTGAAGCTCTTCATCCGTCATCACGCACAGGGCGTGTCGCTGACGCCGAGCGGCACGCGCTTTTACCGGAAAGCGCAGGAGCTGCTGCGCATCGCGCACGAGTTCGAACAGAACGCGCTCGCCGACAACGACGTGATCACCGGGCAGATCGACATCGGCTGCTTCGAGACGGTCGCGCCGCTCTACCTTCCGCAACTGATCGCGGGCTTTCGCGAGCGTTACCCGGGCGTGAACATCCGGCTGCGCGACGGCGACCAACAGGAACTCGTGCAGGGCCTGACGTCAGGCACGTTCGATCTCGCGCTCATGTACGACCACGATCTCGACGGCACGATCGAGACCGAGCCGCTGATGCCGCCGCAGCAGCCATACGTGCTGCTGCCGGAGAACCACCGGTTCGCGGGCCAGTCGCACGTATCGCTGCGCGACCTGTGCGTCGAGCCGATGATCCTGCTCGACGTGCAGCCGAGCCGCACCTACTTCGTCAGCCTGTTTCACGAACTTGGGCTCACGCCGAACATCGTGTTCGGCTCGCCGTCGATCGAGATGGTGCGCGGGATGGTCGGCCAGGGATTCGGTTTCTCGCTGCTCGTCACGCGCCCGCACTCCGAATTCACGTACGACGGCCAGCGCGTCGTGACGATCGGTCTCAGCGAAACGGTGAGCCCGTCAGGGCTCGTGAGCGCACGGTTGAGGCGCGGCCAGCTCACGAAGCAGGCGCAGTCGTTTGTCGATTTCTGCCGCGAACGGCTTGCGCAGATCGTTGCGGAATCGGCTCGATAG
- a CDS encoding purine-cytosine permease family protein, giving the protein MTNAERNASPMIEKHTIGYVPPAERHGKVRDLFTLWFGGNIAPLPIVTGALGVQMFHLNLMWGIVAIVVGQAVGGVLMALHSAQGPQMGIPQMIQSRAQFGSWGALLVTVIAAVMYVGFFASNIVLAGKSVHGIASSVPVPVGIVIGAVGSGLIGIVGYRFIHILNRIGTWVLGIGIFVGFWMILTHVTTDDFLTRGGFNFAGWLATVSLSALWQIAFAPYVSDYSRYLPENVGVASTFWATYLGCTIGSTLAFIFGAVAVLAVPAGMDTMDAVKQATGPLGPLMLVLFLLSVISHNALNLYGAVLAVITSVQTFAYKWIPTAKARAVVSVVIFVGCCYAAIGASTNFVGNLVDLVLALLVVLVPWTAINLIDFYVIHKGKYDIKSIFMVDGGIYGRFNPQALLAYAIGILVQIPFMNTPMYAGPIPAHLGGADLSWLVGLLLTSPLYYWLASRDSAYRRRQGGAHLPPTAAR; this is encoded by the coding sequence ATGACGAACGCGGAACGCAATGCGTCCCCGATGATAGAGAAGCACACGATCGGCTATGTGCCGCCCGCGGAGCGCCACGGCAAGGTGCGCGACCTGTTCACGCTCTGGTTCGGCGGCAACATCGCGCCGCTGCCGATCGTGACCGGCGCGCTCGGCGTGCAGATGTTTCACCTGAACCTGATGTGGGGCATCGTCGCGATCGTCGTCGGCCAGGCCGTCGGCGGCGTGCTGATGGCGCTGCATTCCGCGCAGGGCCCGCAGATGGGCATCCCGCAGATGATCCAGAGCCGTGCGCAGTTCGGCTCGTGGGGCGCGCTGCTCGTCACGGTGATCGCGGCCGTGATGTACGTCGGCTTCTTCGCGTCGAACATCGTGCTCGCCGGCAAGTCGGTGCACGGCATCGCGTCGTCGGTGCCGGTGCCCGTCGGCATCGTGATCGGCGCGGTGGGCTCGGGGCTGATCGGAATCGTCGGCTACCGGTTCATCCACATCCTGAACCGCATCGGTACGTGGGTGCTCGGCATCGGCATCTTCGTCGGCTTCTGGATGATCCTCACGCACGTGACGACCGACGATTTCCTGACGCGCGGCGGCTTCAACTTCGCGGGCTGGCTCGCGACGGTGTCGCTGTCGGCGTTGTGGCAGATCGCGTTCGCGCCGTACGTGTCGGACTATTCACGCTATCTGCCGGAAAACGTCGGCGTCGCATCGACGTTCTGGGCGACCTATCTCGGCTGCACGATCGGCTCGACGCTCGCGTTCATCTTCGGCGCGGTCGCGGTGCTCGCGGTGCCGGCCGGCATGGACACGATGGATGCCGTCAAGCAGGCGACGGGCCCGCTCGGCCCGTTGATGCTCGTGCTGTTCCTGCTGAGCGTGATCAGCCACAACGCGCTGAACCTGTACGGCGCGGTGCTCGCGGTGATCACGTCGGTTCAGACGTTCGCGTACAAGTGGATTCCGACCGCGAAGGCGCGTGCGGTGGTGTCGGTCGTGATCTTCGTCGGTTGCTGCTACGCGGCGATCGGCGCGTCGACGAACTTCGTCGGCAACCTCGTCGATCTGGTGCTCGCGCTGCTGGTCGTGCTGGTGCCGTGGACGGCGATCAACCTGATCGACTTCTACGTGATCCACAAGGGCAAGTACGACATCAAGTCGATCTTCATGGTGGACGGCGGGATCTACGGCCGCTTCAATCCACAGGCGCTGCTCGCGTATGCGATCGGCATCCTCGTGCAGATTCCGTTCATGAACACGCCGATGTACGCGGGCCCGATTCCCGCGCATCTGGGCGGCGCGGATCTGTCGTGGCTCGTGGGATTGCTGCTGACGTCGCCGCTGTACTACTGGCTCGCGTCGCGCGACAGCGCGTACCGGCGCCGGCAGGGCGGTGCGCATCTGCCGCCGACGGCGGCGCGTTAA